A stretch of Candidatus Nitrosotenuis cloacae DNA encodes these proteins:
- a CDS encoding NADH-quinone oxidoreductase subunit A, translating into MFGFAIVAVGPALLISRMISPRRRSNPVKFLPMEAGQVPKGEGRTHFMMQYYAYVLMFVIFDVMSIFLYAWGSSLLNLPKTATLPIIAFLGIMFAAMAFALYQSKRRNIW; encoded by the coding sequence ATGTTCGGCTTTGCTATAGTCGCAGTCGGTCCGGCGCTGTTGATCTCACGTATGATATCGCCACGAAGACGAAGCAATCCTGTCAAATTCCTGCCTATGGAGGCGGGCCAGGTGCCGAAGGGAGAAGGACGAACCCACTTTATGATGCAGTATTATGCGTACGTGCTCATGTTTGTAATTTTTGATGTAATGTCGATATTCCTATATGCTTGGGGAAGCTCGCTTTTGAACCTGCCCAAGACTGCAACCCTGCCGATAATTGCGTTTCTGGGGATAATGTTTGCCGCAATGGCGTTTGCTTTGTATCAATCAAAGAGGCGGAACATATGGTAA
- a CDS encoding NADH-quinone oxidoreductase subunit B yields the protein MLKDLLTPQNANVFIGKLGDVLVKAVDAPLGYAINWSRLWSLWPVHIETACCSVEFGAASGPRYDVERFGIIEAFGSLRQCDLVVVQGTITRKMAPRLRLVYDQMPEPKYCIAMGACAITGGLYFDSYNVLPGIDGILPVDVYVPGCPPRPETLIQGCMLLQEKIKRMKAR from the coding sequence TTGCTAAAGGATCTTCTGACTCCACAAAATGCCAATGTGTTCATTGGCAAGCTAGGAGACGTCCTTGTCAAGGCAGTCGATGCACCACTCGGATACGCCATTAACTGGAGCAGACTGTGGTCTTTATGGCCAGTACACATAGAAACTGCGTGCTGCAGCGTGGAATTTGGTGCTGCATCTGGTCCTAGATACGACGTGGAGCGATTCGGAATCATCGAGGCTTTCGGATCTCTGCGACAGTGCGACCTTGTAGTAGTTCAGGGAACCATCACAAGAAAGATGGCACCAAGACTCAGGCTGGTATATGACCAGATGCCTGAACCAAAATACTGCATAGCTATGGGTGCATGCGCAATTACCGGAGGGTTGTACTTTGACTCGTACAACGTTCTGCCGGGAATCGACGGAATACTACCAGTGGACGTATACGTGCCAGGATGCCCCCCTAGACCGGAAACCCTCATACAAGGATGCATGCTGCTGCAAGAAAAAATCAAGAGGATGAAGGCTAGGTAG
- a CDS encoding NADH-quinone oxidoreductase subunit C — translation MSTPPQETKPVAAAEPKELPKFEKSISDRLEKKFGSKTLVEFVKPTRIRVKVGKEDVLEVAKFIRDELHFDHAESVSGVDYPDQKEIEVTYHLGSYTDPELAKQVLTLATRAPREDNPNPGNDSTRLPSLRDIFYSVEFHERECFEMLGVYFDGHPDNRRLLLPEDWADIPPLRKDFKIKGR, via the coding sequence ATGAGCACTCCACCACAAGAAACAAAACCGGTAGCAGCCGCAGAACCAAAAGAGCTTCCCAAGTTTGAAAAATCAATATCTGACAGGCTGGAGAAGAAATTCGGCTCAAAAACACTGGTAGAGTTCGTAAAACCGACACGAATACGCGTCAAGGTGGGCAAAGAAGACGTACTAGAGGTCGCAAAATTCATTCGCGACGAGTTACACTTTGATCATGCGGAATCTGTAAGCGGTGTAGACTATCCGGATCAAAAAGAGATTGAGGTTACGTATCATCTTGGATCGTACACAGATCCAGAACTGGCAAAGCAGGTGCTGACACTGGCTACCAGAGCACCAAGGGAGGATAACCCGAATCCTGGAAATGATTCTACAAGACTTCCCAGTCTTAGAGATATATTCTACAGCGTAGAGTTCCATGAAAGGGAGTGTTTTGAAATGCTTGGCGTTTACTTTGACGGTCATCCAGATAACAGGCGACTCTTGCTCCCTGAGGACTGGGCAGACATACCACCGCTCCGCAAGGACTTTAAGATAAAGGGACGATAG
- a CDS encoding NADH-quinone oxidoreductase subunit D has protein sequence MSTQLPPGLQLEKVDERIMTLNVGPQHPGSGHMRLIVKIDGDYIVSCDPDPGYVHRGEEKMAEYRNYITNIPHLERPVIHDSCNVLYPYCLGVEELLGLEVPERAKYLRVIAAELNRCVYIQYWLAIYGIFLGHSTMFMWPAGDRELYIDMLEKMTGARVTHAYFVPGGIRNDVPANFEDMCLRRVNYFEKRIKEYAAIFYDNPILISRTRDAGILTREDAIRLGTTGSTLRASGVDFDLRKKEPYDAYGELDIHSDVLKEGDAYARSKIPWLDMLESCNIIRQALQKMPKSGSVRVKLKPNPKGGNDEVYKRVESGRGSLGCYIVSRSQPEPYRVKLSVGSFRNLICLPYLLKGEKLGNMPAVYWSLNYWPVEADR, from the coding sequence ATGAGCACACAACTGCCGCCAGGTCTGCAATTGGAAAAAGTCGACGAGCGAATAATGACGCTCAACGTAGGACCGCAACATCCGGGCTCAGGACACATGAGGCTGATTGTAAAGATTGACGGCGACTATATCGTATCATGCGACCCGGATCCTGGATATGTGCACAGGGGAGAGGAGAAGATGGCAGAGTACAGAAATTACATCACAAATATTCCTCACCTTGAGCGACCTGTCATTCACGATTCTTGCAATGTTTTGTACCCGTACTGTCTTGGGGTGGAGGAGCTGCTGGGCCTTGAGGTGCCAGAGCGCGCAAAATACCTTCGAGTCATAGCAGCTGAGCTTAACAGGTGTGTCTACATCCAGTACTGGCTTGCAATCTATGGGATCTTCCTGGGGCACTCTACGATGTTCATGTGGCCTGCGGGAGACAGGGAGTTGTACATTGACATGCTGGAGAAGATGACTGGTGCGCGAGTCACGCACGCATACTTTGTACCAGGTGGAATCCGAAACGACGTTCCTGCAAACTTTGAGGACATGTGCCTGAGGCGCGTCAACTATTTTGAAAAGCGCATCAAAGAGTATGCGGCGATATTTTACGATAACCCGATTCTTATCTCAAGGACACGTGATGCAGGAATACTCACAAGAGAGGACGCAATCCGCCTTGGAACCACCGGCTCGACTCTACGCGCAAGCGGAGTCGACTTTGATTTGAGAAAGAAGGAACCATACGACGCGTACGGGGAGCTTGACATTCACTCAGACGTGCTAAAGGAAGGGGATGCGTATGCACGTTCCAAGATCCCATGGCTTGACATGCTTGAGAGCTGCAACATCATACGACAGGCGCTGCAAAAGATGCCAAAGTCCGGCTCTGTACGAGTTAAGCTAAAGCCAAACCCGAAGGGTGGAAACGACGAGGTCTACAAGAGGGTTGAATCTGGACGAGGATCACTTGGATGCTATATTGTATCAAGAAGCCAGCCAGAGCCGTACCGGGTAAAGCTGAGCGTAGGCTCTTTTAGAAACTTGATCTGCTTGCCGTATTTACTAAAGGGAGAAAAGCTTGGAAACATGCCGGCAGTTTACTGGAGCTTAAACTACTGGCCAGTGGAGGCTGATAGGTAA
- the nuoH gene encoding NADH-quinone oxidoreductase subunit NuoH gives MSTIAPKFRLSYFIKSILDNGFWILVLLTLIGLPFVQVVLFYLELPVIGGKLLDPYLALTILADPSRQIPLLKSFIQTDFFKMAVFPGFGFAALLAAGTIFVERKMLAKLQLRVGPFYCGKVEGILQLMSDGIKLLSKEIIIPAKADKPIFWAAPVLFVATAAAFVSLIPAAGGGWVVADADVGLLAVFAIIGFFPVITVLSSWSANSKFPFIGGIRALHQMVSFEIPLILSVLGVVILTGTLNLTEIAESQDPFWWIIFLPIGAIVFFIAMLAELERIPFDLPEAESEIVAGWLTEFSGMMYGLVQLGSYLKLYAFAGLFVVLFLGGWSGPNIWPPFPEEIIEKGIEIGPVTAHFPGLPLLDQQMLNDILWYVIKVVGVIFFILLPRGVFPRIRIDLLLHIGWYKLIGLAFVNIFIALGLLYAGVLGPEGML, from the coding sequence ATGTCTACAATCGCGCCAAAGTTCCGACTAAGCTATTTCATAAAGTCAATTCTAGACAACGGATTTTGGATTCTTGTACTGCTAACGCTCATTGGTCTGCCTTTTGTGCAAGTCGTGCTGTTCTATCTGGAACTGCCAGTAATAGGCGGCAAACTGCTGGATCCATATCTTGCACTTACAATACTTGCCGACCCCTCAAGGCAGATACCGCTGCTAAAGTCGTTCATTCAGACCGACTTTTTCAAGATGGCCGTCTTTCCGGGATTCGGGTTTGCAGCATTGCTGGCAGCAGGCACCATATTTGTTGAAAGAAAGATGCTTGCAAAGTTACAGCTTCGAGTCGGCCCGTTCTACTGCGGAAAGGTCGAGGGTATCTTACAGCTTATGAGTGACGGAATCAAACTACTATCTAAGGAAATTATCATCCCGGCAAAGGCTGACAAGCCGATATTCTGGGCAGCGCCCGTCTTGTTTGTGGCCACTGCAGCAGCATTCGTGTCTTTGATTCCGGCAGCAGGCGGCGGCTGGGTCGTAGCAGATGCAGACGTGGGCCTGCTTGCAGTCTTTGCAATTATTGGATTCTTCCCAGTCATTACGGTATTATCATCCTGGTCTGCAAACAGCAAATTCCCATTCATCGGAGGAATCAGGGCACTTCACCAGATGGTCTCATTTGAGATCCCGCTCATTCTATCCGTGCTGGGTGTTGTGATTCTTACGGGAACGCTAAACCTGACTGAGATAGCAGAAAGCCAGGATCCGTTCTGGTGGATAATATTTCTACCAATAGGCGCAATCGTCTTCTTTATCGCGATGCTTGCAGAGCTTGAGAGGATCCCATTCGATCTTCCAGAGGCTGAAAGCGAGATTGTCGCAGGATGGCTCACCGAGTTCTCCGGCATGATGTATGGATTGGTGCAGCTTGGCTCTTATCTCAAGCTGTACGCGTTTGCAGGACTGTTCGTAGTTTTATTCCTGGGTGGATGGAGCGGACCGAACATCTGGCCGCCGTTCCCAGAAGAGATAATCGAAAAGGGAATCGAGATTGGCCCAGTGACTGCCCACTTCCCAGGTCTACCACTGCTTGACCAGCAGATGCTCAATGATATACTGTGGTATGTCATTAAAGTAGTCGGCGTCATATTCTTCATACTTCTCCCGAGAGGTGTGTTCCCAAGAATCAGAATAGATCTGCTCTTGCACATAGGTTGGTACAAGCTAATCGGTCTTGCGTTTGTTAACATCTTTATAGCACTCGGCTTGCTGTATGCCGGAGTGCTGGGTCCGGAGGGAATGTTGTAA
- a CDS encoding NADH-quinone oxidoreductase subunit I, which yields MGTATGIIKALNSGIKHLAVKRFTLRYPEQKLKFVGDGYQFDPTTGVGIAGYKGRHMLFHDKCTGCNLCSIACEGVAEAIAMVKVQEDWKQNKKSIMPQIDYGKCVFCGLCVDACPFYALYMTNDYELSSFSKEGLIYTPAQLQVKPHVQQDAELIFGDRGATHG from the coding sequence ATGGGAACTGCAACTGGAATCATCAAGGCATTGAACTCTGGAATCAAGCACCTAGCTGTAAAGAGATTCACACTGCGATATCCTGAACAAAAACTAAAGTTTGTAGGTGACGGGTACCAATTCGACCCGACAACTGGCGTTGGAATTGCCGGATACAAGGGCAGACACATGCTGTTCCACGACAAGTGCACCGGATGCAACCTGTGTTCTATTGCATGCGAGGGAGTGGCAGAGGCAATCGCAATGGTGAAGGTACAGGAGGACTGGAAGCAGAACAAGAAGAGCATCATGCCACAGATAGACTATGGCAAATGCGTCTTTTGCGGACTGTGTGTTGACGCATGCCCATTTTATGCACTATACATGACAAACGACTATGAATTATCGTCATTTTCTAAAGAGGGACTCATATACACGCCTGCCCAACTGCAGGTAAAGCCACACGTTCAGCAGGATGCAGAACTGATCTTCGGAGACAGGGGTGCTACACATGGCTGA
- a CDS encoding NADH-quinone oxidoreductase subunit J → MADAVFLALSIMTIGSAIAALEVRSLIYGSIALMGTLGGIAGFFLLLDSPFVAMFQIAVYIGSIAVLILFTVMLVRRQLIFIKIEDKRRRYAGIGLMLIMMVGIGAVVLSSGIKTITTDAPPVDFRDIGGDFLIYYWPALILMGFILAASVIGALTLARREDVTNDQHAS, encoded by the coding sequence ATGGCTGATGCGGTATTTCTAGCACTATCAATAATGACCATCGGCTCAGCAATAGCCGCCCTTGAGGTGCGCTCCCTGATCTACGGCTCTATTGCCCTGATGGGAACACTTGGCGGAATTGCCGGCTTTTTCTTGCTACTGGACTCGCCGTTTGTGGCAATGTTCCAGATTGCAGTGTATATCGGCTCAATCGCAGTACTGATACTATTCACAGTCATGCTCGTAAGGCGACAACTCATCTTCATCAAAATTGAGGACAAGCGAAGAAGGTATGCCGGAATTGGCCTGATGCTGATAATGATGGTCGGAATCGGCGCGGTGGTACTAAGCTCAGGAATAAAGACCATCACAACAGACGCGCCGCCTGTCGACTTTAGGGACATCGGCGGGGACTTTTTGATCTATTATTGGCCTGCATTGATACTTATGGGATTCATCTTGGCTGCATCAGTAATTGGTGCGCTGACGTTGGCTAGAAGGGAGGATGTAACAAATGACCAACACGCTTCTTGA
- the nuoK gene encoding NADH-quinone oxidoreductase subunit NuoK, with the protein MTNTLLDFMIVSIALLAIGIYGVSVKRNAIRMLFAIEMIVNAANLNLVAFARFLPSSHGQTFALFSIAIAAAEVGVGLALIIVAYRMYKNVDIAEFRSLKG; encoded by the coding sequence ATGACCAACACGCTTCTTGATTTCATGATCGTGTCAATTGCCTTGCTGGCAATTGGCATCTACGGAGTTTCTGTAAAGCGAAACGCAATCCGCATGCTCTTTGCAATTGAAATGATAGTAAACGCAGCAAACCTCAACTTGGTGGCATTTGCACGATTCCTACCTAGCAGCCACGGACAGACATTTGCACTGTTCTCAATTGCAATCGCGGCAGCAGAGGTCGGAGTAGGACTTGCACTGATTATCGTCGCATATAGAATGTACAAGAACGTTGACATTGCAGAATTCAGGAGTTTGAAAGGATAG